The Gasterosteus aculeatus chromosome 8, fGasAcu3.hap1.1, whole genome shotgun sequence genome has a window encoding:
- the LOC120824075 gene encoding alanine aminotransferase 2-like, whose protein sequence is MSSLQQVNPRVRQDITPGALKPFKEVIDVSAGDPHRAGFKPVTFVRQVLAVCLLPRLLEEESLPLDVRRRAQRLLEACEGGSVGEAQRVTLIVINNQLRLPKKGRRKNNDANHLPQGCRGKVKPATCCVKVFVKLLAGGEEETRAGVLVPVPGPHTLPALLDQARVTLAPYRLAEARRWAVDLDELHRALRSARERCRPRAVYISNPGNPTGHVQDWESIEEVIRFAAAERLLLLVDEVHQDSVYGPGREFISYKRVLFEMGGEYSDTVELVSFHSLASAHMGEDGLRAGYMELVNVDPEVMRFVDTMLCTDISTPVTGQLALDLMVDPPRPGELSFDTYRQEILLTRAVLSQNAQRAQEFLNDLPGMSCQPAMGGIYLYPRLHLPPEITEKAEMLKVQAEDLYCQMLLEETGVFLGAGCQYGETAANYHLRLCVLVLPDTLEEVLARLASFHRHGRASSP, encoded by the exons ATGAGTTCCCTGCAGCAAGTGAATCCCCGAGTGAGACAAGACATCACACCA GGGGCGCTGAAACCCTTTAAAGAGGTGATTGACGTCAGCGCAGGTGATCCCCACAGAGCGGGATTCAAACCTGTTACATTTGTTCGCCAG GTTTTGGCCGTGTGTCTCCTCCCTCGGCTGCTGGAAGAAGAAAGTCTTCCTCTGGACGTCAGGCGGAGGGCTCAGAGACTCCTGGAGGCCTGTGAGGGAGGAAGTGTGGGTGAGGCACAACGCGTTactctt ATAGTCATAAATAATCAATTAAGGCTTCCAAAGAAAGGTAGACGGAAAAATAATGACGCAAACCACTTACCACAGGGGTGTCGGGGCAAAGTTAAGCCAGCGACTTGTTGTGTGAAGGTGTTTGTTAAGCTGCTTGccggtggggaggaggagacccGGGCAGGCGTGTTGGTCCCGGTGCCCGGCCCACACACCCTGCCGGCTCTTCTGGACCAGGCCCGGGTGACGCTGGCGCCGTACCGGCTGGCCGAGGCCCGGCGCTGGGCCGTGGATCTGGACGAGCTGCACCGAGCTTTAAGGAGCGCTCGGGAGCGTTGCAGACCCAGAGCCGTTTACATCAGCAACCCGGGGAACCCCACAG GTCATGTGCAGGACTGGGAATCGATAGAGGAGGTGATCCGGTTTGCAGCTGCGGAGCGGCTTCTACTGTTGGTTGATGAG GTGCACCAGGACAGCGTGTATGGACCGGGCCGGGAATTTATTTCCTACAAGAGAGTTCTGTTTGAGATGGGCGGGGAGTACTCGGACACAGTGGAGTTGGTCTCCTTCCACTCTTTAGCCAGCGCCCACATGGGAGA GGACGGCCTGCGGGCGGGATACATGGAGCTGGTCAACGTTGACCCGGAGGTGATGCGTTTCGTTGACACTATGCTGTGTACCGATATCAGCACTCCGGTCACAGGACAGCTGGCTCTGGATCTCATGGTCGACCCACCAAGACCCGGCGAGCTTTCCTTTGACACGTACCGCCAG GAGATTCTGCTGACTCGGGCTGTTTTGTCCCAGAACGCTCAGCGAGCTCAGGAGTTCCTGAATGATCTACCAGGGATGAGCTGTCAGCCAGCGATGGGGGGAATCTACCTTTATCCCCGCCTGCACTTACCGCCCGAGATTACAGAGAAGGCCGAG ATGTTGAAGGTGCAGGCAGAGGACCTGTATTGTCAGATGTTACTGGAGGAAACGGGTGTGTTTTTAGGAGCCGGCTGTCAGTACGGAGAGACAGCAGCCAACTACCATCTGCG gtTGTGCGTTCTTGTTCTTCCTGACACCCTGGAGGAGGTCCTGGCTCGCCTCGCCTCTTTCCACCGTCATGGACGCGCTTCCTCGCCCTGA